From Nicotiana tabacum cultivar K326 chromosome 22, ASM71507v2, whole genome shotgun sequence, one genomic window encodes:
- the LOC107827141 gene encoding L-cysteine desulfhydrase-like codes for MEPTNDDDHRANGSDHNHLAKRSKLSSSALVTDSEIRAEFAHHQSGIARINNGSFGSCPSSIIAAQKRWQLHFLQQPDDFFFNHLQKRILHSRTIIKDLINAEHVDEVSLVDNATTAAAIVLQHVGWAFAEGRFQKGDAVVMLHCAFQAVKKSIEAYVTRAGGSVIVVHLPFPLRSEEEIVAEFRKALAKGKANGKKVRLAIIDHITSMPCVVVPVRDLVKICREEGVERVFVDAAHAIGNVHVDVEEIGADFYVSNLHKWFFCPPSVAFLYCRKSPVSPDLHHPVVSHEYGNGLAIESAWIGTRDYSSQLVIPEVLEFINRFEGGIEGIRMRNHNAVVEMGQMLATAWGTALGCPPDMCPSMAMVGLPASLRILSDNDALNLRTRLRGHFGIEVPIHYQEIKDFQDGDGCVTGYVRISHQVYNTVDDYLKLKDAILQLVHEGVTCKMLSPE; via the coding sequence ATGGAACCGACTAACGACGATGACCACAGAGCTAACGGCTCCGATCACAACCATTTAGCCAAGAGATCCAAGCTTTCCAGCTCCGCTCTCGTTACGGACTCCGAAATACGAGCAGAGTTCGCCCACCACCAATCGGGAATAGCTCGTATCAACAACGGCAGCTTCGGTAGCTGTCCGTCGTCCATCATTGCAGCTCAAAAGCGTTGGCAGCTCCATTTTCTCCAGCAACCCGACGACTTCTTCTTCAATCATTTACAAAAGCGAATTCTTCACTCCCGGACGATTATCAAGGACCTTATAAATGCTGAACACGTGGATGAGGTGTCTCTTGTTGATAACGCCACAACTGCCGCCGCTATCGTCCTTCAACACGTCGGCTGGGCCTTCGCTGAAGGCCGTTTCCAGAAAGGAGACGCCGTCGTCATGCTCCATTGCGCTTTTCAGGCCGTTAAGAAATCAATTGAGGCTTACGTCACCCGTGCTGGTGGTTCTGTGATCGTTGTTCATTTGCCGTTTCCTCTTCGTTCGGAAGAAGAGATTGTTGCCGAGTTTCGAAAAGCATTGGCCAAGGGAAAAGCCAATGGGAAAAAGGTTCGATTGGCCATCATTGATCACATTACATCAATGCCGTGTGTTGTTGTTCCTGTGCGTGATTTGGTTAAGATTTGTAGGGAAGAAGGCGTAGAGCGGGTGTTTGTCGATGCTGCCCACGCCATTGGCAATGTTCACGTGGATGTTGAAGAAATTGGGGCTGATTTTTATGTAAGCAACTTGCACAAGTGGTTCTTTTGCCCTCCATCAGTTGCCTTTTTGTACTGTCGTAAATCGCCTGTATCCCCTGATCTACATCATCCTGTGGTGTCACATGAATATGGTAATGGACTAGCCATTGAAAGTGCATGGATAGGGACGCGAGACTACAGCTCGCAGCTAGTTATACCTGAGGTGTTAGAATTTATAAATAGGTTTGAGGGTGGGATTGAGGGAATTAGGATGAGGAATCATAATGCTGTGGTTGAAATGGGGCAAATGTTGGCCACTGCGTGGGGAACAGCGCTTGGTTGCCCTCCTGACATGTGTCCAAGTATGGCAATGGTTGGTTTGCCTGCTAGCCTTAGGATTCTCAGTGATAATGATGCTTTAAATTTGAGAACTCGTCTGCGCGGCCATTTTGGGATAGAAGTCCCAATTCACTACCAGGAAATAAAAGACTTCCAGGATGGTGATGGCTGTGTTACAGGATATGTACGGATTTCTCATCAGGTTTACAATACAGTTGATGACTATCTAAAGTTGAAGGATGCTATTCTTcagcttgtgcacgaaggagtTACTTGTAAGATGCTTAGCCCAGAATAA